A single window of Oenanthe melanoleuca isolate GR-GAL-2019-014 unplaced genomic scaffold, OMel1.0 S001, whole genome shotgun sequence DNA harbors:
- the LOC130266179 gene encoding zinc finger protein 892-like, whose amino-acid sequence MERPSLSHEGNQRSRQSSELVEKPHGGEKPHKCLECGKGFSYRSELIRHQRIHTGERPYECGECEQSFRQKGHLMDHQRIHTGEWPYKCGECGKSFRDISILLRHQVVHTGERPYTCVECGKSYGWSSALRNHQLVHTGERPFDCPECGKRFPTSSHLLLHEQIHTDERPFRCRECRKGFKQNTHLIRHQRIHTGERPYECGKSFSQSSTLTKHQWTHR is encoded by the coding sequence atggaaagaccctccctgagccacGAAGGCAACCagagatccaggcagagctcagagctggtggagaagcctcatggaggggagaaaccccacaagtgcttggaatgtgggaagggcttcagctACAGGTCTGAGCTTATCCggcaccagaggatccacactggggaacggccctacgagtgtggggaaTGTGAGCAGAGCTTTAGACAGAAGGGCCACCTAATGGAtcaccagaggatccacactggggaatgGCCCTACaagtgtggggaatgtgggaagagcttcagagATATCTCTATCCTGTTGCGGCACCAAGTGGTCCACACTGGGGAACGGCCCTACACCTGCgtggaatgtgggaagagctaTGGATGGAGCTCTGCCCTGAGAAACCACCAGCTCGTCCACACAGGGGAGAGACCCTTCGActgtcctgagtgtgggaagaggtttccGACCAGCTCCCATCTGCTCCTACATGAGCAGATTCACACAGATGAGAGGCCCTTCCGATGCCGCGAATGCAGGAAGGGATTCAAGCAAAACACCCATCTCATCAGACACCAGCGCATCCACAccggggagaggccctacgagtgtgggaagagcttctcacagagctcaACCTTGACCAAACACCAATGGACCCACCGCTAA